CTCTCATATCTGGGAGATGTAATAGAGTATCTTATCTCTGCAATATAAATGCTGTACGCAATAATAAGGTCATGTTCATTGCTATGACAGGATAATCTTGTAAAATCTTGTGCAATATAAGGTCCCGTTTCAATGCTGTGACAGGATAATCTTATAAAATCTTATTTGTTGGAACGTTGTACTGTTTCTTCTGACAATGTCCGACATCTTTATGTCTGTAAGGtaaagagaggtaaagagagaTGTAGGCTGATCTAAAGAGCTTAATTCGAAGACCAGCGGCTATGAGTCCGTCGATGGAAATAGTTTCTTCACGCTGGATGGTTTCCTACACGAACATTTGCCCTAATATCCTGTTATATTTCGGCACGGCATAAAGAAAGAAGGTCGCTACTTGCTGTTGCTGTTTAAATGGAAGATATGAACTGGTTGCTGTGGCTGCAAACATTCTTAAGCAAGGAGAAGATTCTATTCTCGGAGTCACAGCTATTTGTCAGGTTTTGTGTGGAAGTCACAACTATGCATCAACGAAGGTAGAGAAGAGGGTTAATATGACGAAAAActctaaataaatatatttatgataaatctatcttaaattttttttaaataataaaaaattctaggTTAATACAcccataataaatttactttaaactaatttttttatcatcaaaaattctaaatcgatatatttgtgataaaattTACTTTTCGTTAGTTTTTGCTAAcaacgaaaaatcataaattgatatactCGTAATAAATCGAtggtaaaaccctaaatttataTATCCATGATTTCTTATGTGTCATTCAATTTAGCAAgttaacagtaaaatttaacaaaaattaatgaaagtgAATTTATGACAAGTATTCTACTTTAGGCTtttaaattatgataaatttgtcacaatatATCAAGTTAACAGTAactaagagaaaataaagtcaCTACTTAATTTTCATCTGAAGATTGAGAAATCAGGTCCACAAAGGAGCAAGAAGACAAATCGTTGGGGGGCATTTTCTAGGATTGACTTTTGAGTCCACCTCTGCTTCCCGGAACATTCGAGGTGGTGCGAAAGGGACAGAACGGTGAAAGAAAGTGGTTAGATTTTGATGAATTTACAAGGAGTTCTAAGGTCAATGACAATAATCGATTCGGATCCAGACCCGGTCCACGTGGACCAAATCCAGCCAAGATCTTGCCCCCAACTTGGCCGCCCTGGCTGTCCCCTCTGCAAGATTCTCCAAAAGACATTGCCGGGGGTGGGAAGCAATTCCCCTAATGAAGGCTTGGCATATTCTAATCCTGCTTTCCAAGGTCCGTTATTCCTGGTTTCTTTAGGACCGTCCTAAAATTCACTCCCGAAGTGACTTCATTGCACGCCTCGCGAAATTAGGGAAGATTAttgaaaaaattctaaatatattatatgacgatcaattcaatcttaatctTAAGCTTTTcgattgtattaatttaatactaaatcttttgacaatttatcaatataatccttTTAACCGAAATTGATCCAAAAGTGCTAACGTGGTTATTCTACACAGCTTGGCCAACAagcaaatttttagttttatttttttctaaatgttTTATTACGTTGGCCTaagttgggaaaaaaagaagaaaagaaaaacaattgaaatttcaaaaaagttcaaaaattgcTTATGTTAAAAACAGTGGTGCCGCGTAATATAACTGGTGGTAATCACCCTACTTTTTTGTTGGCTACTCACATCTTACACTACTTTAAAGATTTTATCTAATAATTTTACGTCAAtgatttttggttaaaattgatttaaatgatTACATTGGTAAATCTACTAAAAGTTcaggattaaattaacataattaaaaagtttaacataattgaaaagtttaaaaaagaaacaaaattgtgGGCCCTGTcatccctttcttttctctcgtgAGCTTTCCCATCTCTCTCCTCGCTCGGCACTCAGTGTGCACCTCTCCTCTGGTCCCTTCCATGGAGCCCTTCTTGCCCTTAGCCGAGCGGTTACCAATGGTAATTGTTGAAATATTTCACGTTACTTGATTAGGGGATTTATATActtgtttatattaatatagcATTTTTCCACCTATCAACTTAAGCGGTTGAAATTTCCATCCACTTTTCGCTAGTAGAATGAGAGAGATGGTGATGAGTATGCGCCTACTTTCAAAAGAGGGTGGGGGGCCAAGACTCAATTTGTAACTACGTTTTATTCATCAATTGTGAATCAAACTTGAACAAGGCAGGCTTCTAGATCTTTCAAATGTGAACGAGCCAAAATTATTGGCCAGCAGCGGATGAGTTAAGAGTTGCCCGATGCAGCGGACCTAATGAGTCTGACGGCTGGTCCGGCTGGAGATGGAGGAAAAAAGTgtattttcatcaattcaaagtCCTAGATCCAAGGTTGCACCGACTAAGGCCGCAGTATCCGCTATTGACGTACTGATAGTCCTCACACAAGACCGCCATGAAGGCCATGGCTACTGCCTTGGCAATCTCAATGGTCATCGCCGCTACGTTCTCCTTCGCAGCCTGAAGGCGGGGCAATTCAGGAGGGGTCAAGGCTCGAGATCACGCCTCGTCGGCAGCAAGAAATTTGGCATCCATGCCTTGCGGCGACTTCGCACGATTTAGAGGGAATATTGACCGGCAGATCGTGGATGAGGGAATATTGACCGGCGGATCGTGGAAGAGGATGGGTCGGATGTTCTTGCACTGGAAGAAGTTTCGAAATGGGGAGAGGACAAGGATGTCCGTCGGGGAAGAGCTTAACTGAACTGGTTTAACAGAGTCCTAAGAAATGACATCTGAGAGACATGAGCAAGAAGAGAGACATGAGCATGAATTTCCGTAGGCACATTAGCACCCTTTATTTAGAGTGAAGCTATCCTCATCTTGGGTCGATGTTCATCAACAAAATAGACATGCAATGTCCAAGCAGGATGAGCAGAGATAGCAACAAACTCACGGTTCAGATAGtcgtgtcatcttaaattttttcGGATGCGGACGGAGCGGAGATCGGCGCACATTCACTGTggtcctttcttttattttgtttatacaCGTCAGGAAATTAGTCAAAAGGCAGGCATATACCTTCCTCACGGGgcttgccaaaaagaaaaagaaaaagcaaatgggGATTTGCACATGAAccctctctcccttcttcttcctccattttatattttcccacTCTGCCTTTATTCTATGCTGGATAAGAAGGAATTAGAACATTTGCGATATCAAAGAAAAGGCCAATGAGGAAAAGGTTCCTCCCCCCTCTCCCACATGAAATCCCCCCATATGCTCTGCCGCTGTAGTTTGACCGATGGCTTGCCTTTGTGCTTGTCTTTGCAACCACCCCACTTGCGAAATATTCTTTAATTTTATATGGCCGAAAGATGAACTAAATATTCTTCTGAATTAGAGGGGGAGATGCAAATTTGCTGACCCACCCAATGTTAAATTTCCTCAGCATATATTCTCACCTATTTCAGTAGGTGCCTAGCAATATTTAGGCAGCCATTCTCCAATAGTTTTTCTCTTAATTCGGAATGCATTTGAAAATCTATTTGAGCTTCATGGATATCTGAGTGTTTTCCAATCCTCAATTACTTAAATATTGGGGGCTTGTAGGCTAGAAATGAATTACTCTATTCTCGACAGACTCTTCTTCTCAATCTTCCATGAAGCAAatgattaatcatttttttttttttttggggttggtGGTTTGTACCCTTTGGAAGCCATGATCTGGTGCTCTTATGCATGAAAGCAACTATCAATTCAAAGTGCATCGAAAGGGGCAAAAGTTGCCAATGAAATCAACTCAACCAACTACGACATTGACCGTATGCAATTCAAATCACAAAGAGTAAGAAATCAAGGAACTCATTAGGTTGATAAGTTACTCTTgttgctcttttttttccttgagttgTTTTTAATTTCTGGCTTAATTCTTAAGAAATGCAAATTCAACAGTATAATGCTGGAAAAGGAGGTGCCATAACTCACAAAATTCAGCTGTCATTGGGGAATGATATGCTCCTTTTTGTGATATCATGACAGTAACTTAATATGCTTTGCTAACACTAAACAAAACCGTGCGCCAAAGGAAACTGATTTTAATATTCAGATTACGTTATATCAGACTCCGAGACGGATGATTAAGTTAATCTATCGAGTTAGACAGATGTGtcataaattacaaaaaaaatgcgTTAAAATTACGTTACAATAAACTCCGGTGTTGACTGTTGATTTCAATGCACAAACTTTTAGCGTGAAGGACGTACCATGAAATAAGGTCGactatatgtttttttttttttttttttttggtctttggaGGAATCATCTTGGTCAATAGCCACCGCGTAAACCCTTAGGTGTCCTTAgcggggaaaccaccaccccggcGCCACGCGTCAAACACTCCTCATGCTGACAAAAACTCGAATACTCATGAGGaagcaaaatagaaaagaagcaTGAGAGTGAGAAATAAAAATCGCATCGACGTTAGGACAAATCAGGCTATGCCAAGCTAGGTCAAGCCTCACTGTTCCTCTCGACTGATATGGCCAGACCAAATAATCCATGACATATAGTCTAGTCAAATTATAATTACTTAAATAGATTGATCATCAAGAATCGCCCCTATCGAGGGATGATTTTACGAATAAGAGTTTTTTTTAACCTGTCGATGTCACAAATCTTTTTCAAAGCAATATCGAGAGTGGTATTGCTGAGTACTCCTCATATAGTAATCAATCGTTTCAAAATGATCAAATCTTCTTGATTATTTTTCACTTCCCCCATTTACACGAATGGACCTGGCCAAAGCAAAGGAAAGACGACGACAAAGACAAACCCCATTCgaagtttagagagagagagagagagggagagatgtggtggtggtggtagtaCTTCTGGTGGGTCAGAACCTCCCGCGAGCTCctccctctttcctttcttctctctctctctctctctctctctctctctctctggctcgGCCTTTTCGTCAACGCCATcaatccatctctctctctctctctctcaaactctCCGCCAATTGCAGGGCGAACGACAACTATGACCAGCTCCTCCGCCGCCTCTCGCAAGGTCTCTCCTCCTCCGcgccctccccctctctctctctgatttccTCCCCGGCGACGCGCGCTCGCTCGCGCCGCGGAGGATTTCCCGGCGTTTCCGGTCGCGCGCTCGATTGCCCGTCGTTTCCGGGAAGATTCCGGGAAAACGATCGATTTTTTCTTCACccctttttgttaattttgtgttttttttctttttttggggttcCGATGGGTTTTCAGGCCCTGAGTAAGATTGCATCGAACCGCCTCCAGAAGGAGCTGGTGGAGTGGCAGGTCAATCCTCCGACCGGGTTCAAGCACAAGGTCACCGACAATCTCCAGAGGTACCCATCAATTTTCTCCTCTAGGGTTCTGAGAAATTTTCGATCTTTTTTTCTGGGCTGCAAAAAAGTAGTGCTGGGTCGTTGTGAAGTTTGGTTTTTGTCTTACCTTCTGCGATTGTTGGTGGGGGGGATGTATAGGTGGGTTATCGAAGTGAATGGAGCTCCAGGAACTCTGTATGCTAATGAGACTTACCAGCTTCAGGTGGACTTCCCTGAGCATTACCCCATGGAAGCCCCCCAGGTAATTTCGTCGAAGCCGATGTCTTTTTCGCATGGTTGTTCTGTCGGAGTACTTTTGATGTGCGGGATTGGCGTTGCGGGTGcggattttgttatttgagtTTGGGGTTAGGGTATGAATTATGTTTCTGATCTTTGTCCAACATGGGTTTGTGGCTGACAGGTCATTTTTGTGCCTCCGGCTCCTCTCCATCCTCATATATACAGCAACGGCCATATTTGTTTAGGTAATTTACGCAGATTGCTTCGAAGTTGTAGCTTggcatcatttctttttttttttttgtgcttcttTGCTTCTGCTGTTTTTTATTCGGTTTCTTTATAGTGGAAGTTGGTTATATTCTGAGAAGATTATATGTGTTGTGCACTATTTATTGAAGTTTTGAAGACAAACCTTTTCTTGGGAAATGCATCTATTTTTCACTGGGTAGCTCCCAACTATGGAATCGAGAATGGATGTTAGAAGCTTGTATTGTCTTTCTCTATGAGAATCAGGTGCATAAAAAACTTTGTTCAACCCAAAGGAGATGATTTTATCTCAGGCTACCTCAAGAAGCACAGTATCATCCAAGTCCTGACTTGGATTTTGGTGACACTCTATTCATCTTCTTGAGGATCATGACATTGATATGTTTTTCCTGGGACTTTTGTTTCCATACATTTTTTACTGTATTGGCAACTTTGAAAGGCTAAATTGTCTAAGCCAGCCTTTTGTGATGAAGTAAACCATTAATAGCTTACTCTGGAGTCTCTCTTGTTTGCTTGTGTCTTTGGCTTTAGCTTGCCAATGTGTTTCTGCTGGTTTCAATTCTGTGTTTGTGACTTCGGCTCTCAATGTACTTCTGGTGGCTTGAAATTGCttgtaattgattttctttttgaagaatcATATCTTCAGAGAAGTCTTTGTTGTGAGAACTGTATAAGTTACACTTCGTATTTCTCAAATTTGATATTGAACCTTCTTTCAAAGTGTCTTCTGAGTCTAAATTACAAAGCCAGCTCTAGCGACAGGGCTTGCAATTGCTGCTTTCCATTTATGTAATGAGCTTTCATATAGAATCGTTTGTGCTACAGCTCTCATCGTGGGGCATTCCTCTTTTAAAGTCAATCTTTCTTATTTGTATTAATACAATTGCCAGCCCTTTCTTTAAAGTGATTGCTTTAGATAAATTCTGTGAATCACTAGTCTAGCCTTGAAGGATTAATGAATCAAACATTTGCTAAAAGACCCATCCACAGCCGAATGTATCACTAGTGCACTTTTCTTGTTTGGACTAGTTTAGTCTGCCAATGCTAAGTAGGTTCAGAGCACTATTAAGCAAAAAATGCACAACCTACAATGTTCATGCTATTTCCATCCCTCATATAGTCTTAGACACATTTAATATTCAAATTGTGCGAAATTTCCCTCATTAATTGTAAGATCGATATAAGAGGAAAACTATACCTTTGTTGTAGATCAATTAAGctagtaatttttttcaatcGTTCCTAAAAcgtcgtttcttcttcttcttctcctcctcctcctcctcctcctcctcctcctcctccttgtaAGATCGATATAAGAGGAAAACTATACCTTTGTTGTAGATCAATTAAGctagtaatttttttcaatcGGTCCTAAAACgtcgtctcctcctcctctttcttcgtTCAAATTGGAGAAGTTTAAAAATCTTTGTTGCTTCTTTGTGACATTCATCTAAGATTTGAGTATTTTCACAAGTTAAAGATCTTTAATCTAATTTACAGATTATTGATGATGTGCATAATGTGTCTCTAAAGTTCAATCTCTAACAAGTCCTTGTGATCAGTTAAAAGTTGTgactataatttttatttaagacaTGTTAATTAACAAAGactaccaaaaaaattaaaatacatttgaaaaaattgtttgtaGAAATCAGCTTGTGCACATTAGTGAGATGGAGTTTTTGTACAACTTGACAGGAAATAACATAAGGTGGTGGTTCATATCTTAATTAAGCAGATTATGCACAACCTATGTTTTGTGGTGGTATCATTAACATTAAAACAATTTTAAGTTCATCATGAGGTTTGGTTTGTAAATAAGTTATTTAGTTACTCATACCAGCTTCCATGCAAGTCTTACCTAATGCTTCACAATGATGTTAATCTCGCTGGAAAGTCTTCTTCTATGTGTTGGCTTACGTTAAGGAAGGCTTGTTGAATCAATAAGCACGTATTGCACCTTGTTGAAATAAGCATCATCTCTATTTGACAAACTACTTCATTTTCAATAATTCAAAGCTAGGATGCTTCAgcataatttttgttaaaacaGTTGTCTATTTCTATGCAGGATCTGGTCAGTGTATCCAATATGTCGGATCCATAGCTACTTAATCAAACTAGTTCTTTAAGTAAATTTGATAGTTCTCTTTACTGCTTTGTTATTATTTGTGGCTGAAATATCTGCTCCTCATGCCCATATATTACCACTGAATAAATTGATACTGTGGTCTTAACTTATCTTGAAGCTTTTCAAATGGTTTTATATTCTAAGTGGCTTTGCCACTGAAACTTCAGAAAGGTgatgtcattattttttttataggtttATGCTTTCTGTGATCTGCTGCTTGTATAGACAGATCATGGTTCTTGAAAGTGAACCATTAGACTGTCCTGCCCTTCAAATCCTGCTTCTACAATTCATATCAGCAAGAAGAttcttgtttattaaaagatagTCTTTGCACACCAGCTTAAGATGGTTTCCTTTTATTGTCTGGACGATAGTCCTAACTAATAAACCAATGGAATATGATGTGTGTGGCTAAGATAAATGGTTGAAAGGCACAATGATAAAGCCTTCCGAGTCATGGAGTTCGATTGAGAATGGTACTTACAATTTGATTGGTGTTATAGTTTTATAAATTTGTAAGATTAGTCAAGTTGTGTAggagagctctctctctctctctctctctcgcacacacACCCACACCCACACACTCTCTTACGCACTCACACAGAGCTTGCTGTCCGGATTATTGAGATATCAttgttttgcttcttgtttccaTTTTGATCAGGATTATAATGTCCCTTAAGCAAATACATAAATGTCTATTTGACTTGGCTTTTGCTACGTTGGCAGTAGTATTAATATGGATCTCTGTTTTATCATTGCTAGACATATTGTATGATTCTTGGTCGCCCGCTATGACTGTCAGTTCCGTCTGCATCAGCATTCTGTCGATGCTTTCTAGCTCGACTGTTAAGGTTTGTCTTTATATCTTTTGAGTTCTACTGCAGCTAATAATGTTTGTTGGTGCACTCACTACTGCACTGAGTATGATTACCAATTGATGCCATACTAACTTACGTAAATTTATCTTGATTAGACTGGTTTTTGGTTGAATGGTGAAGTTCAAACTACTCATATGTGTCACCCCTATTGTTAATTTGGAGGGAGTAGTTCTTCCATTTTGTTCTCAATTGGTCTGACAGTCTGTTTTTATGCTTCCCAGCAACGCCCAGAAGATAACGATCGTTATGTGAAGAACTGTCGGAATGGGAGGTCTCCTAAAGAGACCAGGTGGTGGTTTCATGACGATAAAGTATAACAACGAACGTATCTTCCTCTAGTAGTCGCTAAAGCACTAGGGTAGAGGGCATCTCttctaaagaaaaatgaagggtgaaaaaagaaagagaaaatcctGGGGAAAAAACTAGTGATTGTGTCAAATGCTTAATAACCCTCCTGTAAAGTCGCAATGTCTGGCATTTgtaaaggaagaggaagatttcTTGCTTTAACTGTGTGCAAAACAAACTGGGGTCTTTGCAATTCTCCGAAGGAATGGTTGGTGCGGTTTCCGTCCACCAATTTGAATCggttatattaattaattacagCTTCTTTAAAATTGCTGGGATGTTTTCTCTGGGTTTAACCAGTATAACTCCTTGCAGTACATTGTGTGCCTAGTCCGATTGCCAATGATATTCTCCTGTATTTAGCTTAATGTCATCTCCATTTCTTGTCATTCTGATTTTATGAATCTTTTGCTGCGACCCCGTCATATTATCATAGCGTGAGTTTGAGCTTGTAATGCAAAGGCCCTGCCTTCTTAATTCGGGCACCGTCGCTTCCTCCAGCCATCTTTGTCGCATGAAATATGATCGAGCCTTGATGTGCTGTTTATGCTCTATGCCACCAATAACTCGAGGGTTTTTTTCACATTCAATCGTGCTGGAACGAGTGCACTGTTTCGTGATTGGTACAGCTAGAGCTTTGATTATCGCAATCAAGTTATGAGACCAACAAAACAGTGTTTGTACTGGTAAAATCATACCCTTCTCAATGTCAAGACTGCTCAGGACCTGCGAGTTGGCCAAGGAGGTTGCCCTCGCCATCTTATTGGGAATGAGTTGGTGGTGACGATGAACTAGAATAATTTAGGACAGTGCTTACCTCATCAAGCTAGTCGAGCTCGGGTAGGAAGCCAGCATTCGCATCCTTAGGCATTCGCAGTGCTTGCGAATCGGTTGCGGTGTTTTTCCTTGCGGTACGCAGGCGAGTGAAGCGACGGGTCGATGATGGGGAAGCTTGTATTGGGGTTGGCGGTAAGGGACTGCGACGCGGATGTGCTCTCGTCCTTGGTCCGTTAAGCCCACGCATCGTGAGGAAAGGGAAAGACGATGCTTTTTAAGACGATGCTGTCGTGCCTTCGTTAGCAATCATCGTGACAAACACGAACGCCGTAAAGTCATGTTTACGAATCTTGCGTTAGTATCGCATAGGAATCGAGTCGAAACGACTTCGTAATCGAGTTATAGGTCACAAAATTGAGTGTAGTCAATTTCGATATGAAAGATTCGGTTAGTTCTATGATCCGTTGGTCGGTTGGGATGACAAAGTTGGGCCCGATTTTGACTGGTGAAAAGTGCTGGATGTCTTTTTTCTCTTGCATCACCGATTCGACTTTTTCATAGAATTCGTTAGGATTGTTGGACAAGAACATGGGGTGATTTATACCGTGTCCTAGGTGAGGGTGAGCATATTGGACTGTCTAAACAGGAACCGTTTGGACCGATAGATTTGGTTGAGTTCTTGGAGGCATCGGTCCGATTCCCacttccataaaaatggaactaGTGATTTTCGGTTTGATTCCCGATTCTAAAGGGAATCAGTCTAGAGTggacatgctttttttttttttttttttttttaaatatatttttctaatttcttaaaaatagccATAAATCCCAAAATAGACTATTTTATTTCTTAGACACATATATAAGTGAACttcaaactaaaatttttatggaataaaaaaggGGCTAGTATTGTCGGACTAGACTAGATTGGAACCAATGGACCGGTTCGGTTCTCGATCTTAGGACCAAACGGGCTGGtcccggttcccaaaattggggaTTGGTCCTCCGATCGGATTCAGATTCCATTTTAGATCGGACCGTACTAATAATTGATCATCATTAGTCCTAAGTAGAAATGAGCAAAATATGCGTTTGCCAAATTTATCAAGATTTATTTAAAAGAttaggattaatatcacgaaaaatcctaaactctACTCATTATAACACAAATaccttgaattttcttttgtgtcACTTTTGCTTGGCATGTACATCACATATTCTAGATCGAGTAGACGTTCTGGGTTTTCAACGAGCCACTCCTACATTCATTTCATTAAggattgatgatattttaacaatatttccAGAGGGATGGTTAGTACTATCCCCAATTGGCCCATTGTGatacaaaaatcttaaatttttgtttgtgtcgcaatgcacctaaatcttcaatttattaaagaaaaaggggTCAACCCAATATAAATGGGTTGAAATACATTTTGAGCAAATCGCAGCCCATTTATAAGAATTATTTAGATCTAAGttccatttttcatgaaataaataaatgatatgaaaaatattttttaaataattttttatatcaattataaaaatgaagaaacaaaaaatattttaaatgtttGTGAAAATCTTTAGACATATATAGTTATTGACAACATAAGtatttttaattgactaattattttaagtgataaaAACGATTattatcagaaaaaaaaaattatgtttctcGAAACAAAAGCGgagtatttttattgaacaatgAATTTGTCTTTTGGGATTTCTGTCTGTT
Above is a window of Eucalyptus grandis isolate ANBG69807.140 chromosome 9, ASM1654582v1, whole genome shotgun sequence DNA encoding:
- the LOC104419696 gene encoding probable ubiquitin-conjugating enzyme E2 18 gives rise to the protein MTSSSAASRKALSKIASNRLQKELVEWQVNPPTGFKHKVTDNLQRWVIEVNGAPGTLYANETYQLQVDFPEHYPMEAPQVIFVPPAPLHPHIYSNGHICLDILYDSWSPAMTVSSVCISILSMLSSSTVKQRPEDNDRYVKNCRNGRSPKETRWWFHDDKV